The Sporosarcina ureae genome includes a region encoding these proteins:
- a CDS encoding YitT family protein — protein MKTRSPKKKLLIEYVWIIIGSILVGLAFNIFFLPARLAAGGVSGISTILYEMYGFEPAFVQWLINIPIFFIGFLLLGKDFSLKTLVGTFFVPLTIWLTTGIPSTIDNPLLSAIYGGIMLGVGLGVVYRGNGSTGGLATVAQIVKKYTGLSSGYAQLLVDGLVVIASAIVFNLELALFAMMAIFVTSKVIDFVQLQTSQSKLVLIITDNEERIQTIIKEEIDRGLTKVRSVGGFSNQEKTMILCVVEQAEAIYLKKILREEEPQAFVVFLNASEILGRGFSLAKVS, from the coding sequence ATGAAAACCCGTTCACCAAAGAAAAAGTTACTGATAGAATATGTTTGGATTATAATCGGATCTATTTTAGTCGGATTAGCTTTTAATATATTTTTCTTACCGGCAAGACTCGCCGCTGGGGGCGTGTCTGGAATTAGTACCATCCTGTATGAGATGTATGGATTTGAACCTGCTTTTGTGCAGTGGCTTATTAATATTCCGATATTTTTTATAGGTTTTCTTCTTCTCGGCAAGGATTTTAGTCTGAAAACATTAGTAGGCACATTTTTTGTACCGCTAACCATTTGGCTGACAACTGGCATCCCGTCGACAATTGACAACCCTTTATTGTCAGCTATCTATGGGGGTATTATGTTAGGAGTAGGGCTTGGTGTAGTTTATCGGGGAAATGGGTCAACTGGAGGACTTGCGACCGTTGCACAGATTGTTAAGAAATATACGGGTTTGTCCAGTGGGTATGCGCAATTACTCGTAGATGGACTGGTTGTCATTGCGTCTGCTATCGTATTTAATCTCGAATTGGCATTATTTGCTATGATGGCGATTTTTGTGACGAGTAAAGTGATTGACTTTGTGCAGTTACAAACATCCCAATCTAAACTAGTGTTGATTATTACAGATAATGAAGAACGTATCCAGACGATTATCAAAGAGGAGATTGACCGTGGATTGACTAAGGTTCGATCGGTGGGAGGATTTTCCAATCAAGAGAAGACTATGATCTTGTGTGTGGTAGAGCAAGCAGAAGCCATTTACTTGAAAAAGATCTTAAGAGAGGAAGAACCTCAGGCATTTGTCGTCTTCCTGAATGCATCTGAAATTCTCGGTAGAGGATTTTCACTCGCGAAAGTATCATGA
- a CDS encoding multicopper oxidase family protein, which produces MKLTPFIDQLPIPQYLNPLERHKCFSYYEIGMKEFFHEFHSELAPTKIWGYEGQFPGPLVNVNSGECAHIKWKNELPDEHFLPIDRTLHGSSEHMPDVRTVVHLHGAEVEPESDGHPEAWFTNNYHTVGAVFDSPVYKYNNNQRAATLWYHDHAVGITRLNVYAGLVGMYIIRDEEERKLNLPSGAYEIPLIIADRGFNEDGSLFYSDTTTVRPGPVQPGLTFPHPSVTPGEAFENITVNGKVWPYLEVEPRKYRFRILNASNERFYKMNLSNGQKIIQIGSDGGLLETPVYMDELTIAPAERMDVIIDFSKLAPDETIVLENTAATPFDFPPPAGTLPDPETDGQIMQFRVIESTGPDTSNVPAVLSNIPKLRECDAAQTRDITLDADIDEYGRLKFLFNNKGFMERIDFKPKLNDTEIWRIINTAGATHPIHIHLIQFQILDRIPFDAQGFTANGLLSFTGPPVQPDVNERGWKDVVQSPPGFVTRVIMRFAPFTGRYMLHCHILEHEDHDMMRTFEVVERKCECKNVCTCKKHNPERTCECKKKCTCRGKCTCKKSCTCKKKKSKEERRHKKCPKCPPCSETYRCECE; this is translated from the coding sequence TTGAAATTAACACCGTTTATCGATCAATTGCCTATTCCTCAGTACCTTAATCCACTGGAGAGGCATAAGTGCTTTTCGTACTATGAAATTGGAATGAAGGAGTTCTTTCACGAATTCCATTCCGAGTTGGCACCTACAAAGATCTGGGGGTATGAGGGGCAATTCCCCGGCCCGCTCGTCAATGTGAACAGTGGTGAATGTGCGCATATTAAGTGGAAGAATGAACTTCCCGACGAACATTTCCTACCCATTGACAGAACGTTGCACGGTTCTAGTGAACATATGCCAGATGTTCGCACAGTGGTGCATTTACATGGAGCGGAAGTCGAACCTGAAAGTGATGGTCATCCGGAAGCATGGTTTACGAATAACTATCACACAGTAGGCGCAGTATTTGATTCTCCTGTTTATAAATATAATAATAATCAGCGTGCCGCTACACTTTGGTATCATGACCACGCGGTCGGCATTACACGCTTGAACGTCTATGCAGGGCTGGTTGGAATGTATATCATCCGAGATGAAGAAGAACGCAAACTGAACCTCCCCTCTGGAGCATATGAGATTCCACTCATTATTGCTGACCGAGGATTTAACGAAGATGGTTCACTTTTCTATTCAGACACAACTACTGTAAGACCAGGACCTGTACAGCCCGGATTGACATTCCCTCATCCTTCCGTCACACCTGGTGAAGCATTTGAAAACATCACAGTCAACGGTAAGGTCTGGCCATACTTAGAAGTAGAGCCGAGAAAATACCGATTCCGCATATTGAACGCTTCAAATGAACGCTTTTACAAAATGAACTTATCGAACGGTCAGAAAATCATACAAATCGGTTCAGATGGTGGTTTATTGGAAACGCCTGTATATATGGATGAGTTAACAATTGCACCGGCTGAACGAATGGACGTAATTATTGACTTCTCCAAACTAGCACCCGACGAGACGATCGTATTGGAGAATACCGCAGCTACACCGTTTGATTTTCCACCGCCAGCAGGCACTCTTCCTGATCCCGAAACTGATGGCCAGATTATGCAGTTTAGGGTGATTGAATCAACGGGACCAGATACAAGCAACGTTCCCGCAGTACTCAGCAACATACCTAAACTACGGGAATGTGACGCTGCTCAAACACGCGACATTACACTCGATGCAGACATTGATGAATATGGCCGTTTAAAGTTCCTGTTTAATAATAAAGGTTTCATGGAACGAATCGACTTCAAGCCTAAACTGAATGATACAGAGATCTGGCGTATCATCAACACGGCTGGTGCAACGCATCCTATACACATCCACTTGATCCAATTCCAGATTCTCGACCGTATCCCGTTTGACGCCCAAGGTTTCACAGCAAATGGGCTACTCAGTTTCACGGGGCCCCCTGTACAACCTGACGTCAATGAACGTGGTTGGAAAGACGTCGTGCAGTCTCCACCTGGGTTTGTGACACGGGTCATTATGCGTTTTGCTCCATTCACCGGTCGATATATGTTACACTGTCATATTTTAGAACACGAAGATCACGATATGATGCGTACTTTCGAAGTAGTAGAGCGAAAATGTGAATGCAAAAATGTTTGCACATGCAAGA